The Pseudomonas triclosanedens genome has a window encoding:
- a CDS encoding GGDEF domain-containing protein: protein MRLTAHYRLSHFLTPLLLIPAGIAAGSLAELSEFFISLFNVLPTLLLLLGGALCMVYGRQRQLFMLAAVYIAYFLLDTQVDFFRAHGRTRPEAALVFHLCCVLLPLLYGVYGIWEERMHLLQDLLARSAALLAVVGVTTALARRFPQGLAELLSDTYWPSLHGQWMSLAQLSYLGFILASVALLAAYLRQPRPLHAAQLVGLLGLLWMLPKVFILPHALTVMTSLAMLNLAGAVAHEAYQMAFRDELTGLPGRRALNERFQRLGQQYVLAMIDVDHFKKFNDSHGHDVGDQVLRMVASHLRRTGGGGKAYRYGGEEFTLVFAGKSIEQCLPHLEAVRQSIESYSMHLRDRGNRPRDDRQGRSKRGGKDGQTVSVTISIGVAERDVERRSPEEVIKGADQALYAAKSGGRNRVAVYGQARRGAVRTA, encoded by the coding sequence GTGCGACTCACGGCCCACTACCGGCTCAGCCATTTCCTCACTCCTCTGCTGCTGATTCCGGCCGGCATCGCTGCCGGCTCTCTGGCCGAACTGTCGGAATTCTTCATCTCCCTGTTCAATGTCCTGCCGACACTCCTGCTGCTGCTCGGCGGCGCGCTGTGCATGGTCTATGGACGGCAGCGCCAGCTATTCATGCTGGCTGCGGTCTACATCGCCTATTTCCTGCTGGATACCCAGGTCGACTTCTTCCGCGCCCACGGTAGAACTCGGCCCGAGGCAGCACTGGTGTTTCATTTGTGCTGCGTGTTGCTGCCGCTGCTTTACGGGGTTTACGGCATTTGGGAAGAGCGCATGCATCTGCTGCAGGACCTGCTGGCGCGTAGCGCGGCGCTGCTCGCCGTGGTGGGGGTGACGACGGCCCTGGCCCGGCGCTTCCCGCAGGGGCTGGCGGAACTGCTCAGCGATACCTACTGGCCGTCGCTGCACGGCCAGTGGATGAGTCTCGCGCAATTGTCCTACCTGGGCTTCATCCTCGCCTCCGTCGCTCTGCTGGCGGCCTATCTGCGCCAGCCTCGGCCTTTGCATGCCGCGCAATTGGTCGGCCTGCTCGGCCTGCTGTGGATGCTGCCCAAGGTATTCATCCTGCCCCACGCGCTGACCGTGATGACCAGCCTGGCGATGCTCAACCTGGCCGGCGCGGTGGCTCACGAGGCCTACCAGATGGCCTTCCGCGATGAACTCACCGGCCTGCCCGGGCGCCGCGCGCTGAACGAGCGATTCCAGCGCCTGGGCCAGCAGTACGTGCTGGCGATGATCGATGTGGACCACTTCAAGAAGTTCAACGACAGTCATGGCCACGACGTCGGCGACCAGGTGTTGCGCATGGTCGCCAGCCACTTGCGGCGCACTGGCGGTGGTGGCAAGGCGTACCGCTACGGCGGGGAAGAGTTCACCCTGGTTTTCGCCGGCAAGTCGATCGAGCAGTGCCTGCCGCATCTGGAAGCGGTACGGCAATCCATCGAGAGTTACTCGATGCATCTACGCGATCGGGGCAACCGGCCCAGGGATGATCGCCAGGGGCGCAGCAAGCGCGGCGGCAAGGACGGCCAGACGGTATCGGTGACCATCAGCATCGGCGTAGCCGAGCGCGATGTCGAACGGCGCAGCCCCGAGGAAGTGATCAAGGGTGCCGACCAGGCGCTGTATGCGGCGAAAAGCGGCGGACGCAATCGCGTGGCGGTATACGGCCAGGCGCGCCGGGGAGCGGTGCGCACTGCCTGA